One window from the genome of Osmerus mordax isolate fOsmMor3 chromosome 19, fOsmMor3.pri, whole genome shotgun sequence encodes:
- the LOC136963487 gene encoding GTPase IMAP family member 9-like, with amino-acid sequence MEGRPLTLVDTPGLGSSDGADRTVKEEVISGLEGVSPGPHAFLLVLRVGRFTREEKAVVVRLQKWFGNQMFSHTVILFTHGDDLDQGMDIWEHINANSDLRELVELCRKRVHVVDNMYWNELSSTNDDALKVELLLRLMDLKGNVSVGPAQMESLLNAVARSEITTGSSVNLGETRASAGEDCDGARSRNNRAQIRGLIRTVDKMVKESGCYTRGDRCCIL; translated from the coding sequence ATGGAGGGGAGGCCTCTCACCCTGGTGGATACCCCGGGCCTGGGGTCCTCGGACGGGGCTGACAGGacggtgaaggaggaggtgataTCTGGCCTGGAGGGCGTCTCCCCCGGCCCCCATGCCTTCCTGCTGGTGCTGCGAGTGGGCAGGTTCACCCGGGAGGAGAAGGCTGTGGTGGTGCGGTTGCAGAAGTGGTTCGGAAACCAGATGTTTAGTCACACCGTTATCCTCTTCACTCACGGTGACGACCTGGACCAGGGGATGGACATCTGGGAACACATAAACGCCAATTCTGACCTACGGGAGCTGGTGGAACTTTGCAGAAAGAGGGTCCACGTCGTTGACAACATGTACTGGAACGAGCTTTCAAGCACCAACGATGATGCGCTAAAAGTTGAACTATTACTGAGACTGATGGATCTGAAGGGGAATGTGAGCGTTGGTCCGGCCCAGATGGAGAGCTTGTTGAATGCTGTGGCCCGGTCAGAGATCACCACAGGATCGTCTGTCAATCTGGGAGAGACTCGTGCCTCTGCAGGCGAGGACTGTGATGGCGCCCGGAGCAGAAACAACAGAGCTCAGATCAGAGGGCTGATCAGGACTGTAGATAAGATGGTGAAAGAGAGCGGTTGTTACACCCGAGGAGACCGTTGCTGCATCCTGTGA
- the LOC136962879 gene encoding GTPase IMAP family member 4-like: MENACGPEELTLVLLGKTGAGKSSAGNTLLGRKAFDDKCSSESQTQDCTRMEGDMCGRKLVVIDTPGIFDTNRPEKDLEDALVSCLTECAPGPHAFVLVLEVGRYTDETNETMRKIWDLFGEEARKHTVVLFTHGDNLDKGMTIHDFLEDDPDQNRKSLKANGKKDDAETIKNLVEDCGNRVHVIDNKHWNKRSVDQELLLKMATCGLSETQLQELTCVLQAGVSTDNTYRSNDFQVSELIGTICTMVAKNGGCYTNLVLQKLAEAIKAEVEKIKAELEEGGDKQDMAVIQRRARERVRTRTLRMLAGVGTGVLMGAFLGLAVTTTLPVVLVTGLLTTIAIQLAVEFNCPPGGDKFLLSKGKEVCVAIPAAVATAKTLLKNSKDLVKSVGIGAAGGAAGGAAGGAAVVDSVTTGAAVGARLGAGAAAGVGLAVGAAVMTTMGAIQGGVMGAKVAEKADDPDEAAKKTLDSVTARAVKTITDTWEFTQKLFQPGGPRN, encoded by the exons ATGGAAAACGCTTGTG GCCCAGAGGAACTGACGCTGGTCCTGTTGGGGAAGACTGGAGCAGGGAAGAGCAGCGCGGGGAACACTCTTCTGGGCAGGAAAGCCTTCGATGATAAATGTTCCTCTGAGTCTCAGACTCAGGACTGCACCCGCATGGAGGGTGACATGTGTGGCCGGAAGCTCGTCGTGATCGACACCCCGGGGATCTTTGACACCAACAGGCCTGAGAAGGACCTGGAGGATGCGCTGGTGTCGTGTCTGACTGAATGCGCCCCGGGGCCGCATGCCTTTGTGCTGGTGCTTGAGGTGGGGAGGTACACAGACGAGACCAATGAGACCATGAGGAAGATCTGGGATTTATTTGGGGAAGAGGCCAGGAAACACACGGTTGTCCTCTTCACGCACGGCGACAACCTGGACAAGGGCATGACAATCCACGACTTCTTAGAGGACGACCCCGACCAGAACAGGAAGAGTCTCAAAGCGAACGGGAAGAAGGACGACGCGGAAACAATCAAAAACCTTGTTGAGGATTGTGGAAACCGAGTTCACGTGATCGACAATAAACACTGGAACAAGAGGAGTGTTGATCAGGAGCTTCTGCTGAAAATGGCGACATGTGGCTTGAGTGAAACTCAGCTGCAGGAACTCACCTGCGTGCTGCAGGCAGGCGTGTCCACAGACAACACATACCGGAGTAACGACTTCCAAGTGTCTGAGTTGATAGGAACCATATGCACTATGGTGGCCAAGAATGGTGGATGCTACACCAACCTGGTTCTGCAGAAACTGGCTGAAGCGATCAAGGCGGAGGTGGAGAAGATAAaggcagagctggaggagggtggagacaaGCAGGACATGGCGGTGATCCAGAGGCGAGCCAGGGAAAGGGTGAGGACCAGGACCCTGAGGATGTTAGCGGGTGTGGGTACCGGGGTGCTGATGGGGGCGTTCCTCGGCTTGGCGGTTACAACAACGCTGCCCGTCGTCCTGGTGACCGGACTGCTGACCACCATAGCAATCCAATTAGCCGTGGAGTTTAACTGTCCACCAGGGGGTGACAAATTTCTGCTGTCCAAAGGAAAAGAAGTGTGTGTTGCCATCCCAGCAGCTGTTGCCACGGCGAAGACTTTACTGAAAAACAGCAAAGATCTAGTGAAATCGGTAGGAATCGGGGCAGCGGGCGGGGCAGCGGGCGGGGCAGCGGGCGGGGCAGCAGTTGTAGACTCGGTGACAACGGGGGCAGCTGTGGGAGCCAggctgggggcgggggcagcTGCTGGGGTGGGGCTTGCCGTGGGGGCCGCGGTCATGACCACCATGGGGGCCATCCAAGGGGGGGTCATGGGGGCGAAAGTCGCAGAGAAGGCAGACGATCCTGATGAAGCAGCAAAGAAAACCCTGGATTCTGTTACCGCCCGAGCCGTGAAGACCATCACAGACACCTGGGAATTCACCCAGAAGCTCTTCCAGCCTGGAGGACCACGCAACTAG